From Leishmania donovani BPK282A1 complete genome, chromosome 34, the proteins below share one genomic window:
- a CDS encoding ribosomal protein L3, putative — translation MSHCKFEHPRHGHLGFLPRKRSRQIRGRARAFPKDDATQKPHLTSFMVFKAGMTHIVRDVDRPGSKVNKKEVVEPVTILEAPPMVIVGIVGYRQTPVG, via the coding sequence ATGTCTCACTGCAAGTTCGAGCACCCCCGCCACGGCCATCTCGGCTTCCTGCCGCGCAAGCGCTCGCGCCAGATCCgcggccgcgcgcgcgcgttccCCAAGGACGACGCGACGCAGAAGCCCCACCTGACGAGTTTCATGGTGTTCAAGGCCGGCATGACGCACATTGTGCGTGATGTCGATCGCCCTGGATCGAAGGTGAACaagaaggaggtggtggagccgGTGACGATCCTggaggcgccgccgatggTGATTGTCGGCATTGTGGGCTACCGCCAAACGCCGGTCGGC